In the genome of Prinia subflava isolate CZ2003 ecotype Zambia chromosome 26, Cam_Psub_1.2, whole genome shotgun sequence, one region contains:
- the LOC134562158 gene encoding serine/threonine-protein kinase pim-1-like: protein MAEQSPSPLLGRAMPRAHPRPRAGLPRPCPRASRRGLAFARLWQCWRWRCWAGISAWGWGSIAGLWLRLYRARPRPRPRPRPRPRPRPRPQLVPGPAEDTGGAAAPAASTAASPAQAPPLGSAAAGPEPLLSRCQEQMPGDAQPGPLEGRSGAVPGPGPSADSRVSPAGKAQQALQEQYRLGSLLGHGGFGSVWAATRLSDRAPVAIKRVPRNRVRHWGELPNGTSAPLEIVLLHKVSTGFPGVVQLLEWLELPKDIIIIMERPERSQDLQHFIRARRFLCEEVARELFRQVLEAVRHCTSCGVLHRDLKPGNILLDLATGQAKLIDFGCGTYLQDTAYTHFAGTPSYSPPEWNQFGWYYGQPATVWSLGILLHQMVCGEHPFRRGHKISWDHQLSLPPRLSQECQDVIRRCLSMLDVDRPSVEDLLCHPWMQDSHLP, encoded by the exons tctccctctcccctgctgggCCGGGCCATGCCTCGggcccacccccggccccgggcggggctgccccgtccctgcccccgGGCGTCCCGCCGCGGTCTCGCCTTCGcccggctctggcagtgctggcgaTGGCGCTGCTGGGCGGgcatcagtgcctggggctggggcagcattgCTGGCCTTTGGCTGCGCCTTTAccgagcccggccccggccccggccccggcccaggccccggccccggccccggccccggccccagctcGTCCCTGGGCCCGCAGAGGACACAGGcggcgcggccgctcccgccgcctccaCTGCGGCTTCCCCAGCCCAAGCTCCTCCGCTTGGCAGCGCGGCCGCTGGCCCTGAGCCGCTGCTGTCCCGTTGCCAGGAGCAAAtgcctggggatgcccagcccgggccgctcgaggggcgctcgggggccgttcctggccccgggccgagcgctgacAGCCGCGTCTCGCCGGCAGGGAAGGCGCAGCAGGCCCTCCAGGAGCAGTACCGCCTGGGTTCGCTGCTGGGCCACGGCGGCTTCGGCAGCGTCTGGGCGGCCACACGGCTCTCAGACCGTGCCCCG GTGGCCATCAAAAGGGTGCCACGGAACCGTGTCCGGCATTGGggtgagctg cccaacgGCACCAGCGCACCACTGGAGAtcgtgctgctgcacaaggtctccactggcttccctggtgtcgtccagctgctggagtggctggagctccccaaagacatcattatcatcatggaGCGCCCGGAGCGTTCTCAGGACCTCCAGCACTTCATTCGGGCACGGCGGTTCCTGTGCGAGGAGGTGGCGCGGGAGCTGTtccgccaggtgctggaggccgtgcggcactgcaccagctgcgggGTCCTGCACCGCGACCTCAAGCCAGGGAACATCCTGCTTGACCTGGCCACCGGGCAGGCCAAATTGATCGATTTTGGCTGTGGCACCTACCTACAAGACACAGCCTATACTCACTTTGCAG GAACACCGTCATACAGCCCCCCGGAATGGAACCAGTTTGGCTGGTACTATGGACAGCCAGCTACTGTCtggtccctgggcatcctgctgcaccagatggTGTGTGGGGAGCACCCTTTCAGGAGGGGCCACAAGATCAGCTGGGACCATCAGCTCTCGCTGCCACCACGGCTCTCTCAAG AGTGCCAAGATGTAATCCGGCGGTGTTTATCCATGCTGGATGTGGACCGGCCTTCAGTAGAAGACCTGTTGTGTCATCCCTGGATGCAGGATAGTCATCTGCCatag